A region from the Sandaracinus amylolyticus genome encodes:
- a CDS encoding radical SAM protein, giving the protein MRPVRHPAALVNVLPTPPPGTVLADVYAHLASAGAPPYRYHQLVLALQRGAQRFDDVSELPRSLRDALTARFGPTVLPLELVAVRSAEQVEKVLFETRSGARLETVRSRYRAGWSSVCVSTQAGCGLGCSFCATGAIGLARNLTADEICAQVVHRRWAAPDSVAFMGMGEALANPHVFTALELLTTPGYGGLSPRRITVSTVGFAPSLERLTREHPQVTITLSVHSPFPAQRAELVPLERRFSLAENLAILDRHVVAVRRKVYLAYLLIAGVNDSEDHLRALAQLVTSRARPELFHVSVIRYNDASGADPSHRAPSAQRVDDFVAQLRALGVRATRRQQFGASIDAACGQLHARSLLRNRRPS; this is encoded by the coding sequence ATGCGCCCCGTTCGACATCCCGCCGCGCTCGTGAACGTCCTACCGACCCCGCCGCCCGGAACCGTGCTCGCCGACGTGTACGCGCACCTCGCGAGCGCCGGCGCGCCGCCGTACCGCTATCACCAGCTCGTCCTCGCGCTGCAGCGTGGCGCCCAGCGCTTCGACGACGTGAGCGAGCTGCCGCGATCGCTTCGCGACGCGCTCACCGCGCGCTTCGGCCCGACCGTGCTGCCGCTCGAGCTCGTCGCAGTGCGCTCCGCGGAGCAGGTGGAGAAGGTGCTGTTCGAGACGCGGTCGGGCGCGCGGCTCGAGACGGTGCGCTCGCGCTATCGCGCCGGGTGGTCCTCGGTCTGCGTGTCGACGCAGGCAGGCTGCGGGCTCGGCTGCTCGTTCTGCGCGACCGGCGCGATCGGCCTCGCGCGCAACCTCACCGCCGACGAGATCTGCGCGCAGGTCGTCCACCGTCGCTGGGCGGCGCCCGACAGCGTGGCGTTCATGGGGATGGGCGAGGCGCTCGCGAACCCGCACGTGTTCACCGCGCTCGAGCTGCTCACGACGCCCGGCTACGGCGGGCTCTCGCCGCGGCGGATCACCGTGTCGACCGTCGGGTTCGCGCCGAGCCTCGAGCGCCTCACCCGGGAGCATCCGCAGGTGACGATCACGCTCTCGGTGCACTCGCCCTTCCCCGCGCAGCGCGCCGAGCTCGTCCCGCTCGAGCGCCGGTTCTCGCTCGCCGAGAACCTCGCGATCCTCGATCGCCACGTCGTCGCGGTCCGGCGGAAGGTCTATCTCGCGTACCTGCTGATCGCGGGTGTGAACGACTCCGAGGATCACCTGCGCGCGCTCGCGCAGCTCGTGACGTCGCGCGCGCGGCCCGAGCTCTTCCACGTCAGCGTCATCCGCTACAACGACGCGTCCGGCGCCGACCCGTCGCATCGCGCGCCGAGCGCCCAGCGCGTGGACGACTTCGTCGCGCAGCTCCGCGCCCTCGGTGTTCGCGCGACGCGCCGGCAGCAGTTCGGCGCATCGATCGACGCCGCGTGCGGACAGCTCCACGCGCGCTCGCTGCTCCGCAATCGCCGGCCGAGCTGA